From a single Paenibacillus sp. FSL W8-0426 genomic region:
- a CDS encoding glycosyltransferase, producing the protein MPIKHRKHRQSHVPVLGLADQARKNGQRAGYEAGKEEGYLRGRANYIVNCAKEPLPFRPVHIMYISSGKGFPYSPLDEAIAATLQSMVAKVTLSDPRQPIAETALATRPNLVLALDGMDLPLDQIDAIRQAGIPTAIWLTDDPYYTDMTLEVSKHFDHVFTLELNCVELYRQNGCASVHYLPFAAYTSHYFPITTPSPLKRDVSFIGSAYWNRVYFFNPIMAQLMSHNTVFNGIWWDRLPGYEAYGEKIELGRWMNPQETNDVYNGTKLVINLHRSHEDDSVNNNHLRIPPASPNPRTFEIAACATLQLTDARDDLTRFYQPGVEIETYASPQELIEKVEYYLTHEKERREIALRGLERTLKDHTYGKRINELLSVVFS; encoded by the coding sequence ATGCCTATCAAACACCGTAAACACAGACAGTCTCATGTCCCGGTGCTCGGTTTGGCTGACCAGGCACGCAAAAACGGGCAGCGTGCCGGATACGAAGCTGGCAAGGAGGAAGGCTATCTGCGCGGACGCGCAAACTATATTGTCAATTGTGCTAAGGAGCCGCTTCCTTTTCGCCCCGTGCATATCATGTATATTTCATCGGGCAAAGGCTTCCCGTATTCCCCATTGGATGAAGCGATCGCCGCAACCTTGCAGAGTATGGTGGCTAAAGTCACTTTATCCGATCCGCGTCAACCCATTGCCGAAACTGCATTGGCGACCCGTCCGAACCTTGTGCTTGCCCTGGACGGCATGGACCTGCCGCTGGACCAAATCGATGCTATCCGTCAGGCAGGCATACCGACAGCCATCTGGTTGACCGACGATCCTTATTACACCGACATGACGCTGGAAGTATCGAAGCATTTCGATCATGTCTTTACATTAGAACTAAATTGCGTGGAGCTTTACCGTCAGAACGGTTGCGCTTCGGTGCATTACCTGCCATTTGCGGCTTATACGTCGCATTACTTTCCGATTACTACCCCGTCCCCGCTGAAACGCGACGTAAGCTTCATTGGCTCGGCCTATTGGAACCGGGTGTATTTCTTCAATCCGATCATGGCCCAATTAATGTCCCACAACACGGTATTCAACGGGATTTGGTGGGATCGCCTGCCCGGCTACGAGGCTTACGGCGAAAAAATAGAGCTTGGCCGCTGGATGAATCCCCAGGAAACCAACGACGTATACAACGGCACCAAACTCGTCATTAACCTGCACCGTTCGCATGAAGACGATTCGGTCAACAACAACCATTTGCGGATACCTCCGGCCTCGCCGAACCCAAGAACGTTCGAAATTGCGGCGTGTGCAACGCTCCAACTCACGGATGCGCGCGATGACTTAACGAGATTTTACCAGCCGGGAGTGGAGATCGAAACGTATGCCTCTCCGCAGGAATTGATCGAAAAGGTCGAATATTATCTGACCCACGAGAAGGAGCGCCGAGAGATCGCGCTGCGCGGGCTCGAACGGACCTTGAAGGATCACACGTACGGCAAACGGATCAATGAATTGCTGTCCGTCGTCTTCTCTTAA
- the rpsN gene encoding 30S ribosomal protein S14, which produces MAKKSKIVREQKRQATVAKYAELRRELKEKGDYEALQKLPRNASPTRLKNRCELTGRPRGYLRKFKVSRIAFRELAHKGQIPGVTKSSW; this is translated from the coding sequence ATGGCCAAAAAATCGAAAATCGTCCGTGAACAAAAACGACAGGCAACCGTTGCCAAATACGCTGAACTCCGCCGGGAGCTGAAGGAAAAAGGAGATTATGAAGCACTGCAAAAATTGCCCCGCAACGCTTCTCCGACCCGGTTGAAAAACCGCTGCGAGCTTACCGGCAGACCGAGAGGATATCTGCGCAAATTCAAAGTATCCCGGATTGCGTTTCGCGAACTTGCCCACAAAGGGCAAATTCCCGGGGTAACCAAATCGAGCTGGTGA
- a CDS encoding amino acid ABC transporter permease, translated as MSIDFHFIFTSFFQILKALPLTLVITIVPLVAGLGIGLATALIRIYRVRWIHRAAGFYVSFFRGTPMLMHLFLIYYGIPMIIDKLSERYGWGFHSASIPILVFVLLAFSLTAGAYMSEIIRSGILAVDPGQMEAARAVGMTTLQALRRIIIPQAIGAVLPNLCSMFVGFLHGSTLAFTVSQMDILGKADVVASVSLKFLEAFIAAAFIYWGLTIIAERITALLERRVARYSKGGVS; from the coding sequence ATGTCGATTGATTTCCATTTTATATTCACGTCTTTTTTCCAGATCCTGAAGGCATTGCCGCTGACGCTTGTCATTACGATTGTTCCGCTCGTCGCCGGTTTGGGCATCGGGCTCGCCACCGCGCTGATCCGTATCTACCGGGTGCGATGGATTCATCGGGCGGCCGGGTTCTATGTATCGTTCTTCCGCGGCACGCCGATGCTGATGCATTTGTTTCTCATTTATTACGGCATCCCGATGATTATCGACAAATTGTCGGAGCGTTACGGCTGGGGGTTTCATTCGGCATCGATTCCGATTCTAGTTTTCGTGCTGCTGGCCTTCTCTCTCACGGCGGGAGCTTACATGTCCGAAATCATCCGCTCCGGCATTCTTGCGGTGGACCCGGGACAGATGGAGGCGGCACGCGCCGTAGGAATGACCACGCTCCAGGCATTGCGGAGGATCATTATTCCGCAGGCTATCGGGGCAGTGCTGCCGAATCTGTGCAGCATGTTTGTCGGTTTTTTGCACGGCTCGACGCTGGCCTTTACCGTATCCCAGATGGATATTTTGGGCAAGGCGGACGTCGTGGCCTCGGTCAGCCTGAAGTTTCTGGAGGCCTTTATCGCCGCGGCCTTCATTTACTGGGGATTGACCATCATTGCCGAGCGGATCACGGCGCTGCTTGAGCGCAGGGTTGCAAGGTACAGCAAAGGAGGGGTCTCATGA
- a CDS encoding GTP-binding protein — MVQKQVPVTVLSGYLGSGKTTVLNHVLHNRQGLKVAVIVNDMSEVNIDAALVKGEAALSRTEEKLVELSNGCICCTLRNDLMQEIEKLVNEGDFDYILIESTGISEPVPVAQTFTYADEETGIDLTGLARLDCLVTVVDAHRFWHDFASGESLLDRDQATDEGDTRDVVDLLIDQIETCDVLLLNKCDLVDEAELLKLEHVIRKLQPNAKLIRTVKGQIDPSKILNTGLFDFEKASLSAGWIQELARESHTPETEEYGISSFVYRRRKPFHPARLAAFMSHWPEEVVRAKGLVWLAAQGDLAASLSQAGPSIQFGPAGYWTAALPEADREAILQTEPEIMEQWHAEWGDRQTELVMIGIEMERAQIEEELDQCLLNDEEMQADWARFDNPLPWPIEAAQPLLQ, encoded by the coding sequence ATGGTACAAAAACAAGTCCCGGTAACGGTTCTTAGCGGTTACCTCGGATCAGGCAAAACAACGGTCCTCAATCATGTGTTGCATAATCGGCAAGGGCTTAAAGTAGCCGTCATCGTCAACGACATGAGCGAGGTCAATATCGATGCGGCGCTGGTAAAGGGAGAAGCAGCCTTGTCCCGTACGGAAGAAAAGCTGGTTGAGCTGTCGAACGGCTGCATCTGCTGCACCCTGCGCAACGATTTGATGCAGGAGATCGAAAAGTTGGTCAATGAGGGTGATTTCGATTATATCTTGATTGAGTCGACCGGGATTAGCGAACCGGTACCTGTGGCGCAGACGTTCACTTATGCGGATGAGGAAACCGGCATCGACCTGACAGGGCTGGCGCGACTGGACTGTCTGGTGACGGTAGTGGATGCCCACCGTTTCTGGCATGACTTTGCCTCGGGCGAAAGCTTGCTGGACCGGGATCAAGCAACGGATGAAGGCGATACCCGCGATGTGGTGGATCTGCTGATCGATCAGATCGAGACTTGCGATGTACTTCTGCTAAACAAATGTGATCTGGTGGACGAGGCCGAATTGCTGAAGCTGGAACATGTTATCCGCAAATTGCAGCCCAATGCCAAATTGATCCGTACCGTGAAGGGGCAGATCGACCCGTCCAAAATTTTGAATACCGGTTTGTTCGATTTTGAAAAAGCAAGCCTGTCGGCCGGTTGGATCCAGGAGCTGGCACGGGAATCCCACACGCCGGAAACCGAAGAATACGGCATCAGCTCTTTTGTGTACCGTCGCCGCAAACCGTTCCATCCGGCTCGTTTGGCCGCATTCATGAGCCATTGGCCGGAAGAAGTGGTACGAGCCAAAGGGTTGGTGTGGCTCGCCGCACAGGGAGATCTCGCCGCAAGCCTCAGTCAAGCCGGGCCATCCATTCAATTCGGACCGGCAGGGTACTGGACGGCGGCTTTGCCCGAAGCGGACAGGGAAGCCATTTTGCAAACCGAACCGGAGATCATGGAGCAGTGGCATGCCGAGTGGGGAGACCGCCAAACCGAACTGGTCATGATCGGCATCGAGATGGAACGTGCGCAGATCGAAGAAGAGTTGGATCAATGTTTGTTGAACGACGAAGAAATGCAGGCGGACTGGGCACGGTTTGATAATCCGCTGCCATGGCCGATCGAAGCCGCGCAGCCCCTGTTGCAATAA
- a CDS encoding helix-turn-helix transcriptional regulator — MTEEQSYTTEEISKLLKISKLTVYDLIKKGELVAYRVGKQMRVDATDLEAYKRRAKQLQSSGQRGQDTGAAAPSASRLIHEHAEIAAHPAAAASGDLAFSAPLAPSRPEQGHLPGAGAARHLVITGQDVSLDILMRHMEKHTGNLRPLRSFMGSLDGLVSMYRGESDLVSTHLLDGDTGEYNLPYIRKILTGRSYFVVNLLSRPAGLYVQRGNPRGLRNWTDLEQQGLRLANREKGSGARVLLDEQLRLHGILASSLWGYDQEETSHMGVAAKVSSGEADVGVGIEKAARIVSGVDFVPLVRERYDLVMLNTKGNEAWTESVLRILQSPEFRQELQAFEGYDVSRTGEILFEA, encoded by the coding sequence ATGACAGAGGAGCAGTCCTATACCACGGAGGAAATCTCCAAGCTGTTGAAAATATCCAAATTGACCGTATACGATCTGATTAAAAAAGGGGAACTGGTCGCCTACCGCGTCGGCAAACAGATGCGTGTCGATGCCACGGACCTGGAAGCCTATAAACGTCGCGCCAAACAGCTGCAATCTTCGGGGCAACGGGGACAGGACACCGGAGCTGCAGCCCCGTCCGCCTCGAGGCTCATTCACGAACATGCCGAGATTGCTGCCCATCCTGCGGCGGCGGCATCCGGGGACCTAGCTTTTTCGGCGCCACTTGCCCCTTCCCGCCCGGAGCAGGGTCATTTGCCCGGGGCGGGAGCGGCAAGGCATCTTGTCATAACAGGACAGGACGTTAGCTTGGACATTCTCATGCGGCATATGGAGAAACACACCGGAAACCTTCGTCCCTTGCGCTCCTTTATGGGCAGTCTGGACGGTCTCGTCTCGATGTATCGGGGAGAATCCGATCTGGTCAGCACCCACTTGCTCGACGGAGATACGGGGGAGTACAACTTGCCTTATATCCGCAAAATTTTGACCGGCAGGTCTTACTTCGTGGTAAACCTGTTGTCACGGCCTGCCGGCTTGTACGTGCAGCGCGGCAATCCCCGAGGGCTCCGGAACTGGACAGACCTTGAACAGCAGGGGCTCAGGCTCGCTAATCGGGAAAAAGGCTCCGGGGCCAGGGTTCTGCTCGATGAGCAGCTTCGTTTGCACGGCATCCTCGCCTCCAGCCTCTGGGGCTACGACCAGGAAGAAACCAGCCATATGGGCGTAGCGGCCAAAGTAAGCTCCGGCGAAGCCGATGTCGGAGTCGGCATCGAGAAGGCTGCGCGGATCGTAAGCGGGGTCGACTTCGTCCCATTGGTGCGGGAACGATACGATCTCGTCATGCTCAACACGAAAGGTAACGAAGCCTGGACGGAATCGGTGCTCCGCATCCTGCAGTCCCCGGAATTCAGGCAGGAACTTCAGGCCTTTGAAGGTTACGACGTCTCCCGGACCGGCGAAATTTTATTTGAAGCATAG
- the modB gene encoding molybdate ABC transporter permease subunit: protein MSGTTIDWGAFWPPVRLSLQVALLSSIVAAVLGIAVAWFMSRRSFRGKVLLETAFMLPLVLPPTVVGFLLLVLLGRKSLLGRWIEAIFSAPVIFTWWAAVIASVVVAFPLVYQTMKSGFAGIDRDLEDAGRSIGANEWQVFRYISLPLAGRALMTAFILGFARALGEFGATLMIAGNIPGKTQTVPTAIYVAVDSGNQPMAWAWTGAVIVISFLMLLCTRQSHRDGS from the coding sequence ATGAGCGGAACGACCATCGATTGGGGGGCATTCTGGCCTCCCGTTCGCTTATCGTTGCAGGTCGCGTTATTATCCAGCATCGTTGCGGCCGTTCTGGGCATTGCCGTAGCCTGGTTCATGTCCCGCCGTTCGTTTCGGGGCAAAGTGTTGCTGGAGACGGCATTTATGCTCCCTTTGGTGCTGCCGCCAACGGTCGTCGGATTTTTGCTGCTGGTGCTGCTCGGACGCAAAAGCTTGCTCGGACGATGGATTGAAGCGATTTTTTCCGCTCCGGTCATTTTTACCTGGTGGGCCGCGGTGATCGCCTCGGTTGTGGTGGCTTTTCCTTTGGTCTATCAGACGATGAAGTCCGGTTTTGCGGGAATCGACCGCGATCTGGAGGATGCCGGGAGATCTATCGGTGCGAACGAGTGGCAAGTATTTCGATATATCTCGTTGCCACTCGCCGGGAGGGCGCTCATGACGGCCTTTATCCTGGGCTTTGCCCGGGCGCTTGGGGAGTTCGGAGCTACGTTAATGATTGCGGGAAACATTCCGGGCAAAACGCAAACGGTGCCTACCGCGATCTATGTAGCTGTGGATTCGGGAAATCAGCCCATGGCCTGGGCATGGACGGGCGCCGTGATCGTCATTTCGTTTTTAATGCTGTTATGTACGAGGCAGTCTCATCGAGACGGCTCTTGA
- a CDS encoding nucleoside-diphosphate sugar epimerase: protein MQSKIDEIFSHIAQSHQQLARVLDAKRQVAVRMAEIINHLPDIEPELDGVEGLLGSSGNINKSIISYLGGLADLEEAVAETLTQVMREMADQEEEE from the coding sequence ATGCAGAGCAAGATCGATGAAATATTCTCGCACATTGCACAATCCCACCAACAGCTTGCACGCGTGCTGGACGCCAAGCGCCAAGTCGCTGTGCGCATGGCTGAAATCATCAATCATTTGCCGGATATCGAGCCGGAGCTCGATGGCGTTGAGGGTCTGTTGGGCAGCTCGGGAAACATCAACAAAAGCATCATCTCCTACTTGGGAGGCTTGGCGGATCTGGAGGAGGCGGTAGCCGAAACATTGACCCAGGTTATGCGTGAAATGGCGGATCAAGAAGAAGAAGAATAG
- a CDS encoding restriction endonuclease subunit S has protein sequence MSKEKSLIQMLDAAAKMQWNIALILEAKAIEAEKVRTWMLNHLNGDTFLTHGDQVAEPLKVHDQLIEVLEGLTRMETGLCNNLKALMVKDENEQEGGMDGGMFGGMDMGDMGK, from the coding sequence ATGAGCAAAGAGAAGAGCTTGATTCAGATGTTGGATGCGGCAGCGAAGATGCAGTGGAATATTGCGCTTATTCTGGAGGCCAAGGCGATCGAGGCCGAAAAGGTGAGGACATGGATGTTGAATCATCTGAACGGCGACACGTTTCTGACCCACGGTGATCAGGTGGCAGAGCCGCTCAAAGTACATGATCAGCTCATTGAAGTGCTGGAAGGCTTAACACGGATGGAGACCGGCCTGTGCAACAACCTGAAAGCACTGATGGTCAAGGATGAGAATGAGCAAGAAGGCGGCATGGACGGAGGCATGTTTGGCGGTATGGACATGGGGGACATGGGAAAATGA
- a CDS encoding amino acid ABC transporter ATP-binding protein, which yields MITLTNIRKSFAKQEVLKGIDLTVEQGDVVAILGPSGSGKTTLLRCVNFLERADEGQVDISGLTVDCKHAKKQDILQLRRKTAMVFQHYNLFKHKTVLENVTEGLIVAQRVPKEEARQRALRVLDQVGLSDKIASYPSMLSGGQQQRVGIARALALNPEVILFDEPTSALDPELVGEVLSVIRSIAQEGITMIVVTHEMGFAREVANHVVFMDGGSIVEEGAPEEIFVRPKQERTRQFLSRYSPDWSYVI from the coding sequence ATGATTACGTTGACCAACATACGCAAATCGTTTGCCAAACAGGAGGTACTGAAAGGCATAGACCTCACCGTGGAGCAAGGGGACGTCGTGGCGATTCTCGGCCCGAGCGGTTCAGGCAAAACCACGCTGCTGCGGTGCGTCAATTTTTTGGAACGGGCAGATGAGGGGCAAGTCGATATCAGCGGATTAACCGTCGATTGCAAACATGCAAAGAAGCAGGATATATTGCAGCTTCGGCGCAAGACGGCAATGGTGTTTCAGCATTATAACCTGTTCAAACACAAAACGGTGCTGGAGAACGTGACGGAAGGACTCATCGTGGCCCAAAGGGTCCCTAAAGAGGAGGCTCGCCAGCGTGCCCTTCGCGTCCTGGATCAGGTGGGCTTATCGGACAAAATCGCATCCTATCCCAGCATGCTTTCGGGTGGACAGCAGCAGCGGGTGGGTATTGCCCGGGCGCTGGCGCTCAATCCGGAAGTCATCCTGTTCGACGAGCCGACATCCGCCCTCGATCCGGAGTTGGTAGGCGAGGTGTTGTCCGTCATCCGCTCCATTGCCCAGGAAGGGATCACAATGATTGTGGTTACGCATGAGATGGGTTTTGCCCGCGAGGTGGCGAATCACGTCGTTTTCATGGATGGAGGCAGCATTGTCGAAGAAGGCGCGCCCGAGGAAATTTTCGTGAGGCCCAAGCAGGAACGGACTCGCCAGTTCCTCAGCCGGTATTCGCCGGATTGGAGTTATGTGATTTGA
- a CDS encoding amino acid ABC transporter permease yields MGKSFDLSLVLDFVPELLRYLHITLIVLGGSIVLGLIGGLLLAVPRLYRVPVLSQLATLYVSFMRGTPILIKLFLVYYGLPELLKPLGIDLSRADPVLFVIVTYALSDAASFAEIFRGAVRSVDKGQTEAAYAAGMTAFQSFRRIVVPQALVVAFPNMANTLIGSLKDTSLAFSIGVMDMVGRGQTLISATSHALEVYISLSIIYYIIVIVLEKGFARTERRLQRHERKNEAGLPPASAKWLKRIAG; encoded by the coding sequence ATGGGAAAATCGTTCGATCTGTCGCTTGTTCTGGACTTTGTGCCGGAACTGCTGCGATATTTGCATATTACGCTCATCGTGCTCGGCGGCTCCATCGTGCTAGGATTGATCGGTGGACTGCTGCTGGCTGTCCCCAGGCTGTATCGGGTTCCGGTGCTGAGCCAACTGGCCACCCTATATGTCTCTTTTATGCGGGGCACGCCGATTCTGATCAAGCTGTTTCTGGTGTACTACGGCTTGCCGGAACTGTTGAAACCGCTAGGCATTGACCTTTCGCGGGCAGATCCGGTGCTGTTCGTCATCGTGACTTATGCGCTGAGCGACGCGGCATCCTTTGCGGAGATTTTCCGCGGCGCGGTGCGCAGCGTGGACAAAGGACAGACCGAGGCAGCCTATGCTGCGGGCATGACGGCATTTCAATCTTTTCGCCGGATCGTAGTACCGCAGGCGTTGGTCGTCGCTTTTCCCAACATGGCCAATACGCTGATCGGTTCGCTCAAGGATACATCGCTGGCTTTTTCCATCGGCGTCATGGATATGGTGGGCAGAGGCCAAACGCTGATTTCGGCAACCTCCCACGCGTTGGAGGTTTACATCAGCCTGTCGATCATTTATTACATCATCGTCATTGTGCTGGAAAAAGGCTTCGCGCGCACGGAACGCAGGTTGCAGCGCCATGAGCGCAAAAACGAAGCGGGCCTGCCGCCAGCCAGCGCCAAATGGCTGAAACGGATTGCGGGGTGA
- a CDS encoding DUF3024 domain-containing protein produces the protein MDDFTLYNIQALLNGYIDAKIPASLRTMVKLTYELNNDELILTEERPVDRQTPWEKQHIARFCWESEQWKVYALAEGGCTWHTVDGIGPQACFEDLLEQVERDEAGLFWR, from the coding sequence GTGGATGACTTCACCCTCTACAATATCCAGGCACTATTGAACGGGTACATTGACGCCAAAATTCCCGCATCGCTTCGAACGATGGTCAAGCTGACATACGAGCTCAACAATGACGAATTGATTCTGACGGAAGAACGTCCCGTAGACAGGCAGACCCCTTGGGAGAAACAGCATATTGCACGCTTTTGTTGGGAATCGGAGCAGTGGAAGGTGTATGCGCTTGCGGAAGGCGGGTGCACATGGCATACGGTAGATGGAATTGGACCCCAAGCCTGCTTCGAGGATTTGCTTGAACAAGTGGAGCGGGATGAAGCAGGCCTGTTTTGGAGATAA
- the modA gene encoding molybdate ABC transporter substrate-binding protein — translation MKKKLGYILGSMTLGLALVLSGCGANSNAAESATTGDQAASTTATTGDNASAGSTEPQEKVTLTISAAASLTDAMGEIEKGFESENPNIDLSFNFGASGALQQQIEQGAPADVFVSAATKNMNAPVDEQLIASADQKNLLQNALVAIVPADSQNNIASEKDLTSDAIRTVAIGIPESVPAGTYAKEALTYSKLWDQLESKLVQGKDVRQVLQYVETGNADAGFVYKTDALTSDQVKIAFEVDKASYTPANYPAGIITATKHRAEAEKFYAYLQTPEVLDVFTKYGFSIAE, via the coding sequence ATGAAAAAGAAATTGGGTTACATATTGGGAAGCATGACATTGGGATTGGCGTTGGTGCTGAGCGGCTGCGGAGCAAACAGCAATGCTGCAGAATCGGCCACCACGGGTGACCAAGCGGCTTCGACGACGGCAACGACTGGCGATAACGCTTCTGCAGGCAGTACGGAGCCTCAGGAAAAAGTAACATTGACCATCTCGGCGGCGGCAAGTCTTACGGATGCCATGGGCGAGATTGAAAAAGGATTTGAGAGCGAAAATCCAAACATCGATTTAAGCTTTAATTTCGGAGCATCCGGAGCGCTGCAGCAGCAAATTGAACAAGGAGCCCCGGCCGATGTGTTCGTGTCCGCTGCGACCAAAAACATGAACGCACCGGTCGATGAACAGCTGATCGCTTCGGCAGACCAGAAAAACCTGCTGCAAAACGCACTCGTTGCCATCGTGCCCGCAGATAGCCAAAACAACATCGCGAGCGAAAAGGATCTGACATCTGATGCGATCCGTACCGTAGCCATCGGCATTCCGGAAAGCGTGCCTGCGGGTACATATGCCAAGGAAGCCCTGACTTACTCCAAACTGTGGGACCAGTTGGAAAGCAAGCTGGTGCAGGGCAAGGATGTTAGACAGGTGCTGCAATATGTGGAGACAGGCAATGCCGATGCAGGCTTCGTGTACAAAACGGATGCTTTGACATCCGACCAGGTAAAGATTGCCTTTGAAGTGGACAAGGCCAGCTATACGCCAGCCAACTACCCGGCAGGTATTATCACAGCTACGAAGCATCGTGCGGAAGCCGAAAAATTCTATGCCTATTTGCAAACGCCCGAGGTGCTGGACGTGTTCACCAAATACGGTTTCTCCATCGCGGAATGA
- a CDS encoding transporter substrate-binding domain-containing protein, protein MGKQKGIKKIRTAMLFITMLAVLAGCSAGGGADEASSGTNSSQGTVKKIIVGTGTQFPNVCFIDENGKLTGYDVELIREIDKRLPEYEFEFSTMEFKNLLLSLETKKIDVIAHQMEVNEERQAKFLFNDEAYNIFPNKVVVSEKNQDVKSIDDLKGKKLIVGATSNAAVLAEKWNAEHDNAIDIVYSGAGEDTITQIKTGRVDATISTPFAIDYQNKAVDAQLKTVGDTLSNSKVYFILNKDEVELKSKIDEALKSIKEDGTLSKLSTEWLGADYTVEE, encoded by the coding sequence ATGGGTAAGCAAAAGGGGATCAAAAAGATTCGGACAGCGATGCTGTTCATCACCATGCTGGCGGTGCTTGCAGGCTGCAGTGCCGGAGGAGGAGCGGATGAGGCCAGCTCTGGGACAAATTCCAGTCAGGGCACGGTAAAGAAAATTATCGTCGGGACCGGCACGCAGTTTCCCAACGTTTGCTTCATTGACGAAAACGGCAAGCTGACGGGTTATGACGTGGAATTGATTCGCGAAATCGACAAACGTTTGCCGGAATACGAATTCGAATTCAGCACGATGGAGTTCAAAAACCTGCTGCTCAGTCTCGAAACGAAAAAAATAGACGTCATCGCCCATCAGATGGAAGTGAATGAGGAAAGACAGGCCAAGTTCCTGTTCAATGACGAAGCATATAACATTTTCCCTAATAAAGTGGTCGTGAGCGAGAAAAACCAGGACGTCAAATCCATCGACGACCTGAAAGGCAAAAAATTGATCGTAGGCGCCACAAGCAATGCGGCGGTATTGGCTGAAAAGTGGAATGCGGAGCACGACAACGCCATCGACATCGTTTACTCCGGTGCCGGTGAAGACACAATAACCCAGATCAAAACAGGCCGGGTGGACGCAACGATCAGCACGCCGTTTGCCATCGATTATCAGAACAAGGCCGTGGATGCGCAATTGAAAACGGTGGGGGATACCCTATCCAATTCCAAGGTGTATTTCATCCTGAACAAGGACGAGGTAGAACTGAAGAGCAAAATCGACGAAGCGCTCAAATCCATTAAAGAGGATGGCACGTTGAGCAAGCTAAGCACCGAATGGCTTGGCGCGGATTATACGGTTGAGGAGTAG
- a CDS encoding DUF3880 domain-containing protein, translating into MKDVTKKRHRPLTESEAAYRCGYAEGRRFGGCQAVMARVEGFKLPLRDIKVLYIPQGFDAIDAGVIGALKQSVRECIVGSPAAMLQEAAQHRPDVVLVMNGLHVFPADHLEQVNGIRGLGIKTAVWFVDDPYFTEDTLEICRHYDVVFTHEEATVAFYHQHGASRVIYLPLAVNPEMFQPRRAEPQHQYDVCFIGTGFWNRIALFDELAPFLAGKKVFIAGGLWNRLKRSDLLGRFLHEGWIDPNATVDYYNGAKIVINVHRTDKSGEDNRNVHQIEGRSINPRTYEISACGTMQITDLRADLPLYYRPGYDIETFASASELRYKIQYYLENEDKRLAIAMRGLITTMSRHTFARRMSQLLEHL; encoded by the coding sequence GTGAAGGATGTGACAAAAAAAAGGCACCGGCCATTGACGGAATCGGAAGCGGCATATCGCTGCGGATACGCGGAAGGCCGCAGATTCGGTGGTTGTCAGGCCGTGATGGCAAGAGTGGAGGGGTTCAAGCTGCCATTGCGCGATATAAAGGTGCTTTACATTCCTCAGGGGTTCGATGCCATCGATGCTGGCGTCATTGGAGCATTGAAGCAATCGGTACGCGAATGCATCGTCGGTTCCCCTGCAGCGATGCTGCAGGAAGCGGCTCAGCATAGGCCGGATGTTGTGTTGGTCATGAATGGGTTGCATGTATTTCCTGCGGACCACCTGGAGCAGGTAAACGGTATACGTGGGTTGGGGATCAAAACGGCGGTGTGGTTTGTGGATGATCCTTATTTTACCGAGGACACGCTGGAAATTTGCCGTCATTACGACGTGGTATTCACCCATGAGGAAGCGACGGTTGCTTTTTATCATCAACACGGAGCCAGTCGGGTCATCTATCTTCCGCTTGCGGTTAATCCGGAAATGTTTCAGCCGCGGCGGGCCGAGCCTCAGCACCAGTATGACGTGTGTTTTATTGGAACGGGCTTCTGGAACCGAATCGCACTGTTCGACGAGTTGGCTCCTTTTCTTGCCGGAAAAAAGGTATTCATCGCAGGAGGTCTGTGGAATCGCCTGAAGCGCTCGGATCTGTTGGGACGTTTTCTGCATGAAGGTTGGATCGATCCCAATGCGACGGTGGATTATTACAATGGAGCCAAAATCGTTATCAATGTTCATCGCACGGATAAGTCCGGGGAGGACAATCGCAATGTGCACCAGATCGAAGGCCGGTCCATCAACCCGCGCACCTATGAAATCAGCGCGTGTGGAACGATGCAAATTACGGACCTGCGCGCCGATCTCCCGCTATATTACCGGCCAGGATACGATATCGAAACGTTCGCTTCCGCGTCCGAACTTCGGTACAAGATCCAATACTACCTCGAGAACGAGGATAAGCGCCTGGCTATAGCGATGCGCGGACTGATCACCACGATGAGTCGCCATACTTTTGCGAGACGCATGTCTCAGCTTCTGGAACATCTGTAG